In Nostoc sp. UHCC 0926, a single genomic region encodes these proteins:
- a CDS encoding helix-turn-helix domain-containing protein yields the protein MGIYLDIERLASLVRKKRGSRGLRETSAEIGNVSPSTLSRVESGKMPDMETFLALCNWLEVPLAELFRNTDKNQLDTPEAIAIQLRADKNLDPAIANALASLVKAAYRDLSQSDGELKQDP from the coding sequence ATGGGAATTTATCTAGATATAGAAAGGTTAGCAAGCCTAGTCCGCAAAAAACGTGGTAGCAGAGGACTGCGCGAAACATCGGCGGAGATTGGTAATGTTAGTCCATCCACTCTTTCAAGGGTGGAGAGTGGCAAAATGCCCGATATGGAAACTTTTTTAGCACTTTGTAACTGGCTAGAAGTTCCACTGGCTGAATTGTTCAGAAACACAGACAAGAATCAACTGGATACACCTGAAGCGATCGCTATTCAACTACGGGCTGACAAAAACCTTGATCCGGCGATCGCCAATGCTCTAGCATCCTTAGTCAAAGCAGCGTATCGTGATCTGTCACAAAGCGATGGTGAACTGAAGCAAGATCCTTAA
- a CDS encoding cobalamin biosynthesis protein yields the protein MSNPDELNKKIDQVQQIFWVGIGCKRGSSWQLIDWAIEQVFQENQLFQSAIAGIATIDTKALEVGLVQLCRLRNLPLKTFSAEILRSVCVPNPATITDHKVGTPSVAEAAAILAATQTPLLTACPFTSTESLGVRFLIPKRILQLQGQPGAVTIAVAQASNMSITKLH from the coding sequence ATGTCAAATCCTGACGAACTGAATAAGAAAATAGACCAAGTGCAACAGATTTTCTGGGTAGGAATCGGTTGTAAACGGGGAAGCTCATGGCAATTGATTGATTGGGCAATTGAGCAAGTCTTTCAAGAAAATCAACTTTTTCAAAGTGCGATCGCAGGAATTGCTACTATTGACACTAAAGCCTTGGAAGTTGGTTTAGTACAACTTTGTCGCCTACGCAATTTGCCCCTAAAAACCTTTTCTGCGGAAATCCTTCGCTCTGTCTGTGTCCCCAACCCTGCCACAATTACCGACCACAAAGTAGGTACACCTAGCGTAGCAGAGGCAGCTGCTATTCTTGCAGCTACTCAAACGCCGTTGTTGACTGCTTGCCCTTTTACCAGCACAGAATCATTGGGAGTGAGGTTCTTAATTCCTAAACGAATTTTGCAGCTACAAGGGCAACCAGGAGCGGTAACGATAGCTGTTGCCCAAGCCTCAAATATGAGTATTACCAAACTTCACTAA
- a CDS encoding 5-(carboxyamino)imidazole ribonucleotide synthase, translating into MKRVGVIGGGQLAWMMADAAQKLGVELVIQTPSEHDPAVSITQETVFAAVDDASATEILAQKCDVITFENEFVNLQALSLLAQQGVCFRPKLEALAPLLDKYHQRCYLSDLGLPVPQFFALNEVENLKSKIEYLGFPAVLKSRRHGYDGQGTFIIQDFATLEQKLSYETTTKTLNQSLFLLEEFIPFERELAVIAARSVEGEIVTYPVVETQQEQQVCRRVIAPAEIMPNQVVEIQAIAHTLLNSLEVVGIFGIELFLTADGKILVNEIAPRTHNSGHFSVDACETSQFEQHLRAVCGLPLGNPALQCAGAVMVNLLGYENSHSDYLSQRQQIAEIPQAHVHWYGKTESRPGRKLGHVTVLLDNQNREQAIAIAHSIESIWYPR; encoded by the coding sequence ATGAAGCGTGTTGGTGTAATTGGTGGCGGACAACTTGCCTGGATGATGGCGGATGCAGCGCAGAAGCTAGGAGTAGAATTAGTAATACAAACTCCTAGTGAACACGACCCGGCCGTGTCCATTACCCAGGAAACTGTTTTCGCCGCAGTAGATGACGCAAGTGCGACAGAGATATTAGCTCAAAAATGCGATGTCATCACCTTTGAAAACGAATTTGTTAACCTGCAAGCTTTATCTCTTTTAGCACAGCAAGGTGTTTGTTTCCGTCCCAAATTAGAAGCTTTGGCTCCTCTTTTAGATAAATATCATCAACGCTGCTATTTAAGCGATTTAGGATTGCCAGTTCCTCAATTTTTCGCCCTTAACGAGGTGGAAAATCTCAAATCAAAAATAGAATATCTGGGTTTTCCAGCAGTCCTAAAATCCCGACGCCACGGTTATGACGGTCAGGGTACTTTCATAATTCAGGATTTTGCTACTTTAGAGCAAAAGCTAAGTTATGAAACTACAACAAAAACTTTAAATCAATCACTTTTCTTGTTAGAAGAATTTATCCCTTTTGAAAGAGAACTAGCAGTAATTGCAGCTCGTTCTGTGGAGGGAGAAATTGTCACTTATCCAGTGGTAGAAACCCAACAAGAACAACAAGTGTGTCGGCGGGTGATTGCGCCAGCCGAGATTATGCCCAATCAAGTAGTAGAAATCCAAGCGATCGCACATACTCTATTAAATAGCCTAGAAGTAGTGGGTATTTTTGGAATTGAGCTATTTCTCACCGCTGATGGCAAAATCCTGGTAAATGAAATTGCGCCCCGTACCCACAATTCTGGGCATTTTTCTGTTGACGCTTGTGAAACTTCGCAGTTTGAGCAGCACCTGAGAGCCGTTTGTGGTTTACCTTTGGGAAATCCGGCTTTGCAGTGCGCTGGCGCTGTGATGGTGAACCTACTAGGGTATGAAAATTCTCACAGCGACTACCTAAGCCAGCGTCAACAAATAGCGGAGATTCCCCAGGCGCACGTTCATTGGTATGGGAAGACAGAATCACGTCCTGGGCGAAAGTTGGGACATGTCACCGTTTTGCTAGATAATCAGAATCGAGAGCAGGCGATCGCCATCGCCCACAGCATAGAATCTATCTGGTATCCCAGGTAA
- a CDS encoding pentapeptide repeat-containing protein codes for MFWRQGLAFLLGIIIWCVADPALAVDWTHPLSFSNAELSRRDFSGNSLQAAEFSNANMELANFANADLRGAVMSASVMTKANLHGADLTNAMVDQVNLTKADLSDAVFKEALLLRAIFDDVNIDGADFTDAILDRVQIKELCTKASGVNSKTGVQTRDSLGCQ; via the coding sequence ATGTTTTGGCGGCAAGGGTTGGCGTTCCTTCTAGGAATTATTATATGGTGCGTGGCTGATCCCGCACTGGCGGTAGATTGGACTCATCCACTGTCATTTAGCAATGCAGAGTTATCAAGACGTGATTTTTCGGGTAACAGTTTGCAAGCTGCGGAGTTTTCTAACGCCAATATGGAACTGGCTAACTTTGCAAACGCTGACTTGCGGGGAGCAGTCATGAGCGCTTCGGTGATGACAAAAGCAAATCTCCACGGAGCGGATTTAACTAATGCAATGGTTGATCAGGTAAACTTAACTAAGGCAGATTTGAGCGATGCAGTTTTCAAAGAAGCTCTTTTGCTGCGTGCCATCTTTGATGATGTGAATATAGACGGTGCAGATTTTACTGATGCAATTTTGGACAGAGTGCAAATCAAAGAATTGTGTACAAAAGCCAGTGGTGTGAATTCTAAAACAGGCGTGCAAACTCGTGATTCTCTAGGATGTCAATGA
- a CDS encoding ImmA/IrrE family metallo-endopeptidase yields MSLIQSLSPEFRQRCEVIATEQRSLLRVRSFEPLPADTLAAKLGATLFTPDQLPNLEVEQVAVLLASDGWSGAIISDRPLWIVYNPRHAPARYESNLMHEIAHVLLDHHPVGFDPVTGLPKRKQNNEDEATYLGGCLQIPKRGLLWATQRKMLLPQIATHFGASEAMVQFRSNVTNVLVKC; encoded by the coding sequence ATGTCATTAATCCAAAGTCTATCGCCGGAATTTAGACAACGCTGTGAAGTGATCGCTACTGAACAACGAAGCTTACTTCGAGTGCGATCGTTTGAGCCGTTACCCGCAGACACTCTAGCAGCCAAGTTAGGGGCAACACTTTTTACGCCCGATCAGCTTCCAAATTTAGAGGTAGAGCAAGTAGCAGTATTACTTGCTAGCGATGGGTGGTCAGGAGCGATTATAAGCGATCGCCCCCTCTGGATTGTATACAACCCCCGTCATGCACCTGCACGGTATGAATCAAATCTGATGCATGAAATAGCTCATGTGTTGCTGGATCATCACCCTGTTGGCTTTGATCCTGTAACCGGACTACCAAAACGTAAACAAAACAACGAAGATGAAGCAACTTATTTGGGCGGATGCCTTCAAATTCCCAAACGTGGTTTATTATGGGCAACACAACGAAAGATGCTGTTACCTCAGATTGCAACACATTTTGGTGCGAGTGAAGCGATGGTGCAGTTTCGCAGCAATGTGACTAATGTGCTTGTCAAATGCTAA
- a CDS encoding M16 family metallopeptidase gives MFPASVFRLDSGLTFIHQEIPTTPVVVADVWVRAGASLEPKPWFGIAHFLEHMIFKGTATLPPGMFDSKVENQGGLSNAATSYDYAHYSLTTAVPYLKDTLPYLGELLLNAAIPEDEFSRERDVVLEEIRSCHDDSDWIGFQTLIQSIYPDHPYGRSILGTEQELMQQSPEAMRCFHRAHYQPENMTVVIAGGIAQQPAWEMVNRSFADFAERSNCPQFEKVTKPVITGIHRQELCLPRIEQARLLMAWLVPGVEEIRTGYALDLLSVLLAEGRTSRLVRDLREDLQLVQGICSSFSLQRESSLFTITAWLEPENLEEVESLICAHLDDLQTRGISEQELARTRRLLCNEYAFSTETPNQLTGLYGYYNTIAQAELAVTYPQQIQSFDAQELQKLAKQYLSPQNYAVTVLKPC, from the coding sequence GTGTTTCCTGCCTCGGTCTTCCGACTAGACAGTGGTTTAACTTTTATTCATCAAGAAATTCCCACTACTCCTGTAGTTGTGGCGGATGTTTGGGTGCGGGCTGGAGCAAGCCTAGAGCCAAAACCGTGGTTCGGCATAGCGCACTTTTTAGAACACATGATTTTTAAAGGTACGGCGACGCTACCCCCTGGAATGTTCGATTCCAAAGTTGAAAACCAGGGTGGCCTAAGTAATGCAGCCACAAGCTATGATTATGCTCATTATTCACTGACCACAGCTGTCCCTTATTTAAAAGATACTCTGCCCTACTTGGGAGAACTACTGCTGAATGCGGCAATTCCAGAAGATGAATTTAGCCGCGAACGGGACGTGGTGCTAGAGGAAATTCGCTCTTGTCATGACGATTCCGACTGGATAGGATTCCAAACTCTGATTCAAAGCATCTACCCGGATCACCCTTACGGACGTTCGATACTGGGTACTGAGCAAGAACTGATGCAGCAGTCACCAGAAGCAATGCGCTGTTTTCACCGCGCCCACTATCAGCCGGAAAACATGACGGTGGTAATTGCAGGGGGTATAGCCCAGCAACCAGCTTGGGAAATGGTAAATCGTTCATTTGCTGATTTTGCCGAACGTTCTAATTGTCCGCAGTTTGAGAAAGTGACAAAGCCAGTAATAACAGGAATTCACCGTCAAGAACTGTGTTTACCACGCATAGAGCAAGCGCGATTGTTAATGGCGTGGCTGGTACCCGGAGTAGAGGAAATCCGCACTGGCTATGCTTTAGATTTGTTGTCAGTGTTATTGGCAGAAGGGCGGACTTCGCGTTTAGTGCGCGATTTACGAGAAGATTTACAATTAGTACAAGGAATTTGCAGTAGTTTTTCTCTACAACGGGAATCAAGTTTATTTACAATTACTGCCTGGTTAGAACCAGAAAATCTGGAGGAAGTTGAGTCTTTAATTTGCGCTCATTTGGATGATTTGCAGACTAGAGGAATTAGTGAACAGGAACTTGCCCGCACACGCAGGCTGTTGTGTAATGAGTATGCGTTTTCTACCGAAACGCCAAATCAGCTTACGGGGCTTTATGGGTATTACAATACCATCGCCCAAGCTGAATTAGCTGTGACATATCCCCAGCAGATTCAGTCTTTTGATGCCCAAGAATTGCAAAAATTAGCTAAACAGTATCTCTCACCGCAGAATTATGCGGTTACTGTACTTAAACCGTGTTAG
- a CDS encoding phage holin family protein yields MQHFLLTWLGTAVALFLTANIVPGFFIKNFVVALVATLVIGLVNAFIRPILQILTFPITLLTFGLFTLVINALTLWLASALTPGYGFEIQGFLPALLGSIVLAIVSSIINYLLRVVD; encoded by the coding sequence ATGCAACACTTTTTATTAACTTGGCTCGGTACTGCGGTGGCGTTATTTCTTACTGCTAATATCGTTCCAGGATTTTTTATCAAGAATTTTGTGGTTGCCTTAGTTGCTACCCTTGTTATTGGTCTGGTTAATGCATTTATTAGACCAATTTTGCAGATTTTGACGTTTCCGATTACCTTACTCACCTTTGGTTTATTTACATTGGTGATCAACGCTTTAACCCTTTGGTTGGCAAGTGCCTTAACTCCTGGTTATGGTTTTGAGATTCAGGGCTTTTTACCTGCTTTGTTAGGTTCAATTGTGCTAGCTATTGTTTCTAGCATAATTAACTATTTGTTGAGAGTTGTTGACTAA
- a CDS encoding peptidoglycan-binding domain-containing protein, which yields MQSSLTASILSYLKLLDPTVNRCRMEKRQKGWWPKRSKSLSAIEILLFSTTPLLIASTAVVSIAAPQKIAQVNPGDSINRPTLKVGSQGERVSELQAALKLLGFYSGAVDGTYSQNTASAVSRFKQAAGLNPDGVVDASTWQRLFPKESVVASTVPSSQPRFNSATNFPVPSQASNLTNVANPSPNPPRPAVTQVATSPTRPTTPRKAATQAVNNPEPRPATPRKATTSSTQKRPDRTTSTTRTQSNTTTNRTPGIQYTSEGLPILRIGLRGSEVVKLQQQLKKLGFLKGDADGDFGVTTEVAVKAAQKRYGLEADGVVGGSTWEVLLRR from the coding sequence ATGCAAAGCAGCCTGACAGCAAGTATTTTGAGTTACTTAAAATTACTAGACCCAACTGTAAATCGCTGTCGAATGGAAAAACGGCAAAAGGGTTGGTGGCCAAAGAGGTCTAAATCTTTATCAGCCATTGAAATACTCTTGTTCTCCACTACGCCTCTGCTTATTGCCTCAACGGCTGTAGTATCAATAGCAGCACCACAAAAAATTGCCCAAGTAAATCCTGGAGATAGCATCAATCGCCCTACCCTTAAAGTTGGTAGCCAAGGCGAACGTGTGTCTGAACTTCAGGCAGCTCTAAAACTTTTGGGTTTTTATTCTGGTGCAGTAGATGGTACATATAGTCAGAATACCGCCAGTGCTGTTTCCCGATTTAAACAAGCAGCTGGCTTGAATCCAGATGGTGTTGTTGATGCCAGCACTTGGCAACGACTTTTCCCTAAGGAATCGGTAGTAGCATCAACTGTCCCTTCATCGCAGCCAAGATTTAACTCAGCTACGAATTTTCCTGTTCCAAGCCAGGCTAGCAACCTCACCAACGTTGCAAATCCTAGCCCCAATCCCCCAAGACCAGCTGTAACACAAGTTGCGACTAGCCCTACAAGACCTACTACCCCAAGAAAAGCTGCAACACAAGCTGTGAACAACCCTGAGCCAAGACCTGCTACCCCAAGAAAAGCTACAACTTCAAGCACACAGAAAAGGCCGGATCGTACTACATCAACTACTCGAACTCAGTCAAACACAACTACTAACCGAACCCCTGGTATTCAATACACCTCAGAAGGATTGCCAATTTTGCGTATAGGGTTACGTGGTTCTGAAGTTGTTAAGTTACAACAACAACTAAAAAAGCTTGGTTTCTTGAAAGGCGATGCCGATGGAGACTTTGGCGTGACAACCGAAGTAGCTGTGAAAGCAGCACAAAAGCGCTATGGATTAGAAGCTGACGGTGTAGTTGGTGGCTCTACGTGGGAGGTTCTTTTGCGGCGTTAA
- a CDS encoding restriction endonuclease-related protein: MGSNEFDNLILGLAEFVRRDGRYPYPELLRRALNKLALEVTAVPYPRTLTGLLALLEKPVKTWYPQSLQPKEFDSDFSLLYEGVLSEEASRYLYEELLEKTKLSEFATTLTKQIAIENFQFQRILERLQELYNNDADPERVQQEYVLLRLFLIENGYTTPAQLRKAFSMTRHISIQEVGELYDQCEENEPCWNCDRCGPLFKKYGKLRGIKPSACNDHRQNLPFIRQITWKQGLRRLKFGIHLRICLPGIPEMRLFKVLEELQSKYSDQLCAIHLYPGIDRYDLQLRFCDQSTWAVDIKDYRSPYNLAPKLTPLFGEGDLRYDESFYVIPIQRLQQREDYLEILREQATKLPSSTHLLSDDVFEERVIHKIEQLREGK; this comes from the coding sequence ATGGGAAGTAATGAATTTGATAATCTCATCCTTGGTTTAGCAGAGTTTGTCCGTCGAGATGGCAGGTATCCATATCCAGAACTGCTTCGTCGTGCTCTTAATAAACTAGCTCTAGAGGTAACGGCCGTACCATATCCGCGGACTCTAACTGGTCTTTTAGCCTTACTTGAAAAACCTGTGAAAACTTGGTATCCACAGAGTCTACAACCAAAAGAGTTTGACTCTGATTTTAGTTTGCTCTATGAAGGGGTGTTAAGTGAAGAAGCAAGTCGATATTTATATGAGGAACTACTTGAAAAAACCAAGTTGTCAGAGTTTGCCACCACTTTAACCAAGCAAATTGCCATAGAGAATTTCCAGTTTCAGAGAATTTTGGAACGCTTACAAGAACTTTACAACAATGATGCCGATCCTGAGCGCGTTCAGCAGGAGTATGTTTTGCTGCGTCTATTTTTGATTGAGAATGGGTACACAACTCCGGCACAGCTTCGTAAAGCATTTTCTATGACACGACATATTTCTATTCAAGAGGTTGGCGAACTCTACGATCAGTGTGAAGAAAATGAGCCTTGTTGGAATTGCGATCGCTGTGGCCCTTTGTTTAAAAAGTATGGAAAGTTACGTGGTATTAAACCCAGTGCTTGCAACGACCATCGCCAAAATTTGCCGTTTATTCGACAAATTACCTGGAAACAAGGGCTGCGTCGTCTGAAGTTTGGTATCCATTTGCGTATTTGTTTACCGGGTATACCTGAGATGCGCTTATTTAAGGTGTTGGAAGAACTTCAAAGCAAATATTCAGATCAGCTTTGTGCCATCCATCTTTATCCTGGTATTGATCGTTATGACTTACAACTACGCTTTTGTGACCAATCAACCTGGGCTGTGGATATCAAAGATTACCGAAGCCCCTACAATTTAGCACCAAAACTGACACCTCTATTTGGTGAGGGCGATCTGCGTTATGACGAGAGCTTTTATGTTATTCCCATCCAACGCCTACAACAACGAGAGGACTACCTCGAAATTCTTCGTGAACAGGCGACAAAGCTGCCTAGTAGTACCCACCTTTTGAGTGATGATGTATTTGAAGAACGGGTTATCCATAAAATTGAGCAGTTGCGGGAAGGAAAATAG
- a CDS encoding response regulator, which translates to MKEQVTSHSLRLAVNGAIEMVQLHIELHGGVVWAESPGEGLGATFTVRLPLMPIQPGLKADLNLSKRSPNLSGVRVLVVEDEADSKEFIALALEQAGASVITAPTADEAFTLLTQSQIDILLSDIGMADMDGYMLVRQIRALSPEQGGNVPAIALTAYAGDFNQQQAFRCICRNRLIQSSSSRRSLK; encoded by the coding sequence GTGAAAGAGCAAGTCACCTCACATAGTCTGCGATTGGCGGTCAATGGAGCCATTGAAATGGTGCAGTTACACATCGAACTGCATGGCGGCGTGGTTTGGGCAGAGAGTCCTGGTGAAGGGCTGGGAGCCACATTCACAGTCAGACTGCCACTGATGCCGATTCAGCCAGGGCTAAAAGCAGACCTTAATTTATCAAAGCGATCGCCCAATTTAAGTGGGGTTCGAGTTCTGGTTGTGGAGGATGAAGCTGACTCAAAGGAATTCATCGCTCTTGCCCTAGAGCAGGCTGGCGCAAGTGTGATCACAGCCCCGACCGCAGACGAAGCCTTTACTTTACTCACCCAATCTCAGATCGATATCCTATTGAGCGATATTGGCATGGCGGATATGGATGGCTATATGCTGGTGCGGCAGATTCGAGCGCTCTCACCAGAGCAGGGGGGGAATGTTCCGGCGATCGCTCTCACTGCCTATGCCGGAGATTTCAATCAACAGCAGGCTTTCAGGTGCATCTGTCGAAACCGATTGATCCAGAGCAGCTCGTCAAGGCGATCGCTCAAGTAG
- a CDS encoding Uma2 family endonuclease: MVRTPSKNITLAEFLMLPETKPASEYIDGKIIEKPMPQGKHSTIQGEMVSTINLTVKPKRIARAFPELRCTFGGRSIVPDISVFTWQRIPRDENGQVANVFQAAPDWTIEILSPDQRQTKVTKNILHCLNYETQMGWLIDPEEQTVFVYIRNQQPIMLDELEALLPVPDFASELRLTVGDLFGWLLE; encoded by the coding sequence ATGGTACGGACACCATCAAAAAACATAACTTTGGCAGAGTTTCTAATGTTACCAGAAACGAAGCCCGCTAGTGAATACATCGATGGAAAAATTATTGAGAAACCTATGCCACAGGGAAAGCACAGTACAATTCAAGGTGAAATGGTTAGCACTATCAACTTAACGGTGAAGCCCAAGCGAATTGCTCGTGCTTTTCCAGAACTGCGGTGTACTTTTGGTGGAAGGTCAATAGTGCCAGATATTTCTGTGTTTACTTGGCAAAGAATTCCCCGTGATGAGAATGGTCAAGTTGCCAATGTATTCCAAGCAGCTCCCGATTGGACAATTGAGATTCTATCGCCTGACCAAAGACAAACGAAAGTTACAAAAAATATTCTGCATTGCCTGAATTATGAAACACAAATGGGTTGGCTGATTGATCCAGAAGAACAAACGGTATTTGTCTACATCCGCAATCAACAGCCAATTATGTTGGATGAACTAGAAGCTTTACTCCCTGTGCCAGATTTTGCAAGTGAGTTGAGGCTGACAGTAGGAGATTTATTTGGTTGGCTGTTGGAGTAA
- a CDS encoding M16 family metallopeptidase, protein MTTTLLQKSPIHRTVLNNGIVVLVAENPAADIIAARIFVRAGSCHENREQAGLAHLLSAVMIKGCDGLSSLEIAEIVESVGASLSADASTDYFLLSFKTVTSDFGEILTLAGRILRSPTFPETQVELERRLALQDIRSQKEQPFNVAFEQMRQVMYQNHPYAMSVLGDETTMNRLTRADLVEYHQTYFRPDNLVISIAGRVTPTDAVALVEEVFGDWQAPAQALPILNLPEIRVEPQVRLKPVQTQQSIVMLGYLGTSVSSVDYAPLKLLCTYLGNGLSSRLFVELREKRGLAYEVSAFYSTRLFPASFVVYMGTAPENTSIALEGLRTEVDLLSSDEVSESALQAAKNKILGQYALGKQTNGQIAQIYGWYEILGLGIDFDTKFQELIAAVSAKDAIAAACKYLKSPYLSLVGQEEAINRAIA, encoded by the coding sequence ATGACAACAACCTTGCTACAAAAATCGCCTATCCATCGCACCGTATTGAACAATGGCATTGTAGTGCTGGTGGCAGAAAACCCTGCTGCGGACATTATTGCGGCGCGAATTTTTGTGCGTGCCGGTAGTTGTCACGAAAATCGGGAGCAAGCAGGGTTGGCACATTTACTGTCAGCAGTGATGATAAAGGGATGCGATGGTCTTTCTAGTTTGGAAATTGCCGAAATTGTCGAGTCTGTAGGGGCGAGTTTGAGTGCAGATGCCAGTACTGATTATTTTTTGCTATCTTTCAAGACGGTAACATCTGATTTTGGGGAAATTTTAACATTGGCAGGGCGGATTTTGCGATCGCCTACTTTTCCCGAAACTCAAGTGGAACTAGAACGGCGTTTAGCACTCCAGGATATTCGTTCGCAAAAAGAGCAACCGTTCAATGTCGCCTTTGAACAAATGCGGCAGGTAATGTACCAAAATCATCCCTATGCTATGTCAGTGCTGGGAGATGAAACCACCATGAACCGCTTAACTCGTGCGGATTTAGTGGAGTATCACCAGACTTATTTCCGTCCAGATAATCTAGTAATTAGTATTGCTGGTAGAGTCACACCCACAGATGCAGTGGCATTGGTAGAAGAAGTCTTTGGTGATTGGCAAGCGCCAGCCCAAGCACTGCCAATACTGAATTTACCTGAGATTAGGGTGGAACCACAGGTAAGGCTGAAGCCAGTACAGACACAACAATCAATCGTGATGCTTGGTTATTTGGGAACATCAGTGAGTTCTGTTGACTACGCCCCATTGAAGTTGCTGTGTACCTACCTGGGAAATGGGCTTTCTAGTCGCTTGTTTGTCGAATTGCGGGAAAAACGCGGTTTAGCTTACGAAGTATCCGCCTTTTACTCCACAAGGCTATTTCCAGCATCGTTTGTGGTTTACATGGGTACAGCACCGGAAAATACCAGCATTGCCCTAGAGGGACTGCGGACAGAAGTAGATTTATTGTCTAGCGATGAAGTATCCGAAAGCGCACTCCAAGCTGCTAAAAATAAGATCCTGGGGCAGTATGCCTTGGGTAAACAAACGAACGGGCAAATTGCTCAAATATACGGCTGGTATGAAATTTTGGGCTTAGGAATTGATTTTGACACAAAGTTCCAAGAATTGATTGCGGCTGTGAGTGCCAAGGATGCGATCGCCGCAGCTTGTAAGTATTTAAAATCACCTTACTTGTCTTTAGTTGGTCAAGAAGAAGCAATTAATCGAGCGATCGCCTAA